The Chloroflexota bacterium sequence ACGATGATCATCACCGCCCTGAAGGCGTTTGACATCGTCTACAGCATGACCAGCGGGCAGCTGAACACCAACGTCATCGCCAACCAGATGTACTCCGAGATGTTCAAGTTCGGCCAGTACGGGCGAGCGAGCGCGATCGCCGTGGTGCTCCTGCTCGCCATCATCCCGATCATGTTCTTCAACATCGGTCGCTTCCGAGCCCAAGAGGCGGTCCGATGACCGCCGCCGGTGCCGCCCTCGACCGCGTCGGGCCGAAGCAGGGTTGGCTGGCGCACAGGCACATTGGCCTGCATACCGCCCTGATCGTGCTGATGATCATCTGGGCGATCCCAACCCTGGGGCTGTTCATCAACTCCTTCCGGCCGGCAACGGACGCATTCGGCACGGGCTGGTGGTCGGCGCTCTTCCCGCCCTACAACTTCACCTTCGAGAACTACGAGCACGTGCTCGGCCAGAGCAACATCGGCACGAACTTCCTGAACAGCCTGTTCATCAGCATCCCGGCCACGGTGATCCCGATCTTCGTGGCCGCCTTCGCCGCTTATGCCTTCAGCTGGATGGAGTTCCCCGGCCGCAACATCCTGTTCGTGGTGGTGGTGGGGCTGCTCGTCGTCCCGTTGCAGGCTACCCTGATTCCGGTTCTCAGCATGTTCGCCAGCTGGGGCATCGCGGGCACCTTCCTGGCGGTCTGGCTGGCGCATACCGCCTATGGGCTGCCGTTCGCCATCTACCTGTTGCGGAACTTCATGGGCTCGCTGCCGCGCGAAGTGTTCGAGTCGGCGGCCATCGACGGAGCGAGCTCGGTCACCAGCTTCTTCCGCCTGGCACTGCCGATGAGCGTGCCGGCCATCGCGGCGCTAGCGATCTTCCAGTTCCTGTTCGTATGGAACGACCTGCTGGTGGCGCTGATCTATATCAGCATCGTCAATCCGGACAACCTGCCGCTGACGGTCAGCATCGCCGGCCTGATGACCTCACAGGGGGCGGGCACGGAGTTCCTCGGAGCTGCGGCATTCATCTCGATGGCGCTGCCGCTCATCGTCTTCTTCGGCCTGCAGCGCTTCTTCGTGCGCGGCATCGTGGGCGGCGCGGTCAAGGGCTGAGCCTGGGCTTGCGTGTCGGGCGGCTACAATCTCAGCATGTCGTTCCTGCGGCGCATCTTCAACCGATTTCGACACCGCGCTCGTTGACGCGAGTTTCGGCCATGTCGAGGACGAGTGCCGACCAGGCGAATCCCTTCGCCCCGTAGCCCTCGCCGCTCTGCGCGTTGTAGTGCTCGCGGAAGTCTGACTGCTCCACCAGCGACAGGCTGGCATCCTCGATCCTCGCGGCCAGTTCCTCGCGGCCATGGCGTCGCAGCCCGCGCGCGATGTACCAGTTGGTGTTGATCCAGCTGGGCCCGCGCCAGAGCACCGTCCCGCCGGCCGGCGCCGCCCGATAGGCGGGGTGGCCCAGCGACACGCACGGGACCGGGTACCTCGCGCCAAAGTCAGCCGGGTCCTCGATCCTGCGCACGATGCGGTCGACGATCTCGCCCGGCAGCTCAGCCAGGATGATCGGCAGCAGGCCAGCGACCGTTCCACCGGGGAGCCGCGTCTCGCTCCGACCGGCAAGGCCATGGAAGTCCTCGTCCGCCGGCGACCAGCAGCGTTCGAGCAGGGCCGCGGTCGTTCGTTGAGCACGTTCGCCGAGGAGCGCCGCCCCGTCTGCATCACCCGTCTCGTCGAGAAGCCGCCCGAGCACGCGCTGGTTCTCGGCATAGAGGGCGTTGATGGCGAGGTCCTCGACGACGAACCGGTCGCTGTCGAAGATCGCCTCCGCGATGTGGCCGGCCCGTGCGTTGCTCTCAGCGACCTCGCGCCAGGCCGCCTCGAAGGCCGCCGGCTCGTCTCCGTTCACGCCGAGGTAGGCATCGTACGCAGGGGTCTGGTCCATCCCCGACTCGTGCGGCTCGAAAATCGCGATCAGCCCGTCCCGATCGGGGTCACGCTCCCGTGCGCACCAGTCGTAGAAGCGCCGGACCGCGGGCAGCACCTCCCGCGTGAAGGCGGCTCCCCGTCCGCGGGCCGCCACCGCCGCGACCGCCTCGGCCAGCACCGGCGGCTGCATGCTCGCCGATAGCCACGGCGATCGTCCCGCCACGCGGTAGGGGCCTGAGGAATCAGGAGCGCGATCCGCCGGCCAGAGCGTCATGTGCGGCACGAATCCGTCCGGCTGCTGGTTGGCGAGGAGGGTGGTCAGCTCGCTCTCGGCACGCACGACGTCGAGATGGCTCAGCACAACGGCGTGAAAGCACGAGTCCCAAAACCATTGGTATGGGTACGTCCCTGCGGACGGGCAGACGTAGTCGTAATCGGCCCCGCACCAGTCCGCGTGGCCCTGCCGTCGATTTGCGCGGTACAGCGCTGCAACGTCCGCCCGCAGATCTGTCAGGCGGTCGCCATCGGTCCGGCTCATGCGGCAAGCCTAGCCAGTTGCGAGCGGGTACCCTCTCGCCATGAGCCGCCAATCCACGCCAGGCCCGCCTGATGACCCGCTCTGGTACAAGGACGCGGTCATCTACCAGCTGCACGTGAAGGCCTTCGCAGACTCGTCGGGAGACGGCATCGGCGACTTCATCGGCCTCACCGGAAAGCTCAACTACATCGCCAGCCTGGGCGTGACCGCCATCTGGCTGATGCCGTTCTACCCGTCACCGCTGCGCGACGACGGCTACGACATCGCCGATTACACCAACGTCCACCCCGCGTATGGCGACCGCCGCGACTTCCGAGCCTTCGTGCGGGCCGCACACAAGCGTGGCCTGCGAGTGATCACCGAGCTGGTCATCAATCACACCAGCGACCAGCACCCGTGGTTCGTGGAGTCGCGCGCATCCGCGACGAATCCCCGGAGCGACTGGTATGTCTGGTCGACCGATGACAGGAAGTTCGCCGACGCCCGGATCATCTTCGTCGACACGGAAGCGAGCAACTGGGCCTGGGACAACGGGCGGCAGGAGTATTACTGGCACCGCTTCTTCTCCCACCAGCCCGATCTCAACTACGACAACCCCGCCGTCCTGCGCGCCGTGCTGCGGGTGATGCGCTTCTGGCTGGAGATGGGCGTCGATGGCCTGCGGCTGGATGCGGTCCCCTACCTGGTTGAGCGCGAAGGGACCAACTGCGAGAACCTGCCGGAGACTCACACGGTCCTAAAGCGGCTCCGCGCGGCGATGGACGAGAAGCACCCGGGCCGCATGCTGGTGGCAGAGGCGAACCAGTGGCCGGAGGACGTGCGGCCCTATTTCGGCGACGGCGACGAGTCCAACATGGCGTTCCACTTCCCGCTCATGCCGCGCATCTGGATCGCACTGCGAAGGGAGGATCGCACCCCGATCGTGGACATCATGGAGCGCACCCCGGAGATCCCCGCCACGGCGCAATGGGCGCTCTTCCTGCGCAATCACGATGAGCTGACGCTCGAGATGGTGACCGACGCCGAGCGCGACTACATGTGGACCGAGTACGCGGCCGACAAGCGCGCGCGCATCAACCAGGGGATCCGGCGCCGCCTCGCACCCCTGGTCGAGAACAGCCGCCGCCGCATCGAGCTGCTGAACGCGCTGCTCCTGTCCATGCCAGGAACGCCGGTCATCTACTACGGCGACGAGATCGGGATGGGCGACAACGTGTACCTGGGCGACCGCAACGGGGTCCGCACGCCGATGCAGTGGACGCCCGACCGCAACGCCGGCTTCTCGACCGCCGATGCAGCGGCCCTCTACTCGCCGGTGATCGTCGACCCGGTGTATGGATACCAGGCGGTCAACGTCGAGGCCCAGGAGCGAATCCCGGGCTCGCTGCTGCACTGGATGCGCCGCATCCTGCGCGTGCGTCACGAATTCCCTGCCTTCGGTCGCGGGTCGCTGCAATTCCTCGCCCCGGAGAACATGCGCGTGCTCGCCTATCTGCGCGAGCACGAAGGGGTCACCATCCTGTGCGTGGCCAACCTGTCGCGCTTCGCGCAGTACGTCGAGCTCGACCTGCGCGCCTTCGACGGGATGGTGCCGG is a genomic window containing:
- a CDS encoding carbohydrate ABC transporter permease, which gives rise to MTAAGAALDRVGPKQGWLAHRHIGLHTALIVLMIIWAIPTLGLFINSFRPATDAFGTGWWSALFPPYNFTFENYEHVLGQSNIGTNFLNSLFISIPATVIPIFVAAFAAYAFSWMEFPGRNILFVVVVGLLVVPLQATLIPVLSMFASWGIAGTFLAVWLAHTAYGLPFAIYLLRNFMGSLPREVFESAAIDGASSVTSFFRLALPMSVPAIAALAIFQFLFVWNDLLVALIYISIVNPDNLPLTVSIAGLMTSQGAGTEFLGAAAFISMALPLIVFFGLQRFFVRGIVGGAVKG
- the treS gene encoding maltose alpha-D-glucosyltransferase yields the protein MSRQSTPGPPDDPLWYKDAVIYQLHVKAFADSSGDGIGDFIGLTGKLNYIASLGVTAIWLMPFYPSPLRDDGYDIADYTNVHPAYGDRRDFRAFVRAAHKRGLRVITELVINHTSDQHPWFVESRASATNPRSDWYVWSTDDRKFADARIIFVDTEASNWAWDNGRQEYYWHRFFSHQPDLNYDNPAVLRAVLRVMRFWLEMGVDGLRLDAVPYLVEREGTNCENLPETHTVLKRLRAAMDEKHPGRMLVAEANQWPEDVRPYFGDGDESNMAFHFPLMPRIWIALRREDRTPIVDIMERTPEIPATAQWALFLRNHDELTLEMVTDAERDYMWTEYAADKRARINQGIRRRLAPLVENSRRRIELLNALLLSMPGTPVIYYGDEIGMGDNVYLGDRNGVRTPMQWTPDRNAGFSTADAAALYSPVIVDPVYGYQAVNVEAQERIPGSLLHWMRRILRVRHEFPAFGRGSLQFLAPENMRVLAYLREHEGVTILCVANLSRFAQYVELDLRAFDGMVPVEMIGHVRFPPIGELPYLLTFGPHGFYWFLLTDGTQAGD